Proteins from a single region of Bradyrhizobium diazoefficiens:
- a CDS encoding xanthine dehydrogenase family protein molybdopterin-binding subunit, with amino-acid sequence MPELDLTSAPAHLRHGSNIGQPLTRRDGVLKVRGQATYAADNHPPGMLFAVMAVSSIAHGRVISLDIAAAKRHPGVVDVMTPDHKPQLAVDPETKTNPFVFRMEVLQSNEVRYANQPIAVVIAETLEAATEGAMLLAPRYETLPALVGLDAGESYVPPVVGVGNPTENQRGDVETGLASAAKQIDATYETPPQYHNAMEPHAIVAHWDGDKLSVDMPTQGLMLSLARIAELFGIAHDKIHIRSPFLGGGFGSKGFLAGPQTLGIMAAKLVGRPVKLVLRREQMYGPVGHRAPTRQRLRIGADAEGRLTALDHHARTVSSTFDDFYEPAADASHTLYAAPAIRTSHDAVRVNTGTPLFMRAPGEATGSIALESAIDEMAWACGMDPLAFRLKNYAEVEPITGKPFSSKALRACYEQGAARFGWSKRPLQPRHMRDDAGLLVGWGMGTATFPALMFQAEARAVIRRDGTGAMEIGAHDMGQGAWTALAQIAADAVGLDIDRVAFRAGTSDLPDAGIAGGSAHTATAGAAIHSAGAAVIAKLADLATGDERSPLFGAGNAGVIARDGRLIRRDDESRSESYAEILARAGVAEIEARGTGAPNPAAMEEYAMHAHGAVFAEVKVDPELGQVRVTRMVGAFAAGRIVNPHLVKSQLFGGMIWGMSFALHEEAITDRRTGRIMNANLGEYHIPVNADVPPLDVITVEENDPHVNALGIKGVGEIGITGSAGAVANAVWHATGVRVRRFPIRIEELVMAL; translated from the coding sequence ATGCCTGAGCTCGATCTCACCAGCGCGCCCGCCCATTTGCGGCACGGCTCGAATATCGGTCAGCCGCTGACGCGCCGCGATGGCGTGCTCAAGGTCAGGGGACAGGCGACCTATGCGGCGGACAACCATCCGCCCGGCATGCTGTTCGCGGTGATGGCGGTGTCCAGCATCGCGCATGGCCGCGTGATCTCGCTCGACATCGCCGCCGCCAAGCGTCATCCCGGAGTCGTCGATGTCATGACGCCCGACCACAAGCCGCAGCTTGCGGTTGATCCTGAAACCAAGACCAATCCCTTCGTGTTCCGGATGGAGGTGTTGCAGAGCAACGAGGTTCGCTACGCCAACCAGCCCATCGCCGTCGTAATCGCCGAGACGCTGGAGGCGGCGACGGAAGGCGCGATGTTGCTGGCGCCGCGCTATGAGACGCTGCCTGCGCTCGTCGGGCTTGATGCCGGTGAAAGCTATGTCCCACCGGTCGTCGGTGTCGGCAACCCCACGGAAAATCAACGTGGCGATGTCGAGACAGGCCTTGCCTCGGCCGCGAAGCAGATCGATGCGACCTACGAGACGCCGCCGCAATATCACAACGCGATGGAGCCGCATGCGATCGTGGCTCACTGGGATGGCGACAAGCTGTCGGTCGACATGCCGACCCAGGGCCTGATGCTGTCGCTTGCGCGCATTGCCGAACTGTTCGGCATCGCGCACGACAAGATCCACATCCGCAGCCCGTTCCTCGGCGGCGGTTTCGGCTCCAAGGGATTCCTGGCGGGGCCGCAGACCCTCGGCATCATGGCTGCAAAGCTGGTCGGCAGGCCGGTCAAGCTGGTGCTGCGCCGTGAGCAGATGTATGGCCCGGTCGGCCATCGCGCGCCGACGCGTCAGCGCTTGCGCATCGGCGCCGATGCCGAAGGGCGCCTGACCGCGCTCGATCACCACGCGAGAACCGTATCGAGCACGTTCGATGATTTCTACGAGCCTGCGGCCGATGCCTCGCACACGCTCTACGCGGCGCCGGCGATCCGCACCTCGCACGACGCCGTGCGCGTCAACACCGGCACGCCGCTGTTCATGCGCGCGCCGGGCGAGGCGACGGGATCGATTGCGCTCGAAAGCGCGATCGACGAGATGGCCTGGGCGTGCGGCATGGATCCGCTCGCCTTCCGCCTGAAGAATTACGCTGAGGTCGAGCCGATCACCGGAAAACCGTTCTCGTCGAAAGCGCTGCGCGCCTGTTACGAGCAGGGCGCGGCGCGCTTCGGCTGGTCGAAGCGCCCGCTGCAGCCGCGGCACATGCGCGACGATGCCGGCCTTCTGGTCGGTTGGGGCATGGGCACCGCGACCTTCCCGGCCTTGATGTTCCAGGCGGAGGCGCGCGCTGTGATCCGCCGCGACGGCACCGGTGCGATGGAGATCGGTGCGCATGACATGGGGCAGGGTGCGTGGACCGCGCTCGCCCAGATCGCGGCCGATGCCGTGGGGCTCGATATCGACCGTGTCGCGTTCAGGGCCGGGACATCGGATCTGCCGGATGCCGGCATCGCCGGCGGCTCGGCGCACACGGCGACCGCGGGTGCTGCGATCCATAGCGCCGGCGCGGCGGTGATCGCAAAGCTCGCGGATCTCGCGACCGGCGACGAGCGCTCGCCGCTGTTCGGCGCCGGCAATGCCGGCGTGATCGCGCGCGATGGCCGGTTGATCCGGCGTGACGACGAGAGTCGCAGCGAGAGCTACGCCGAGATCCTCGCACGTGCCGGCGTCGCCGAGATCGAGGCACGCGGCACGGGCGCGCCCAATCCGGCGGCAATGGAAGAATATGCCATGCACGCCCATGGCGCGGTATTTGCGGAAGTGAAGGTCGATCCCGAGCTCGGCCAGGTCCGCGTCACCCGGATGGTCGGCGCCTTCGCGGCGGGGCGGATCGTCAATCCGCATCTGGTGAAGAGCCAGCTGTTCGGCGGCATGATCTGGGGCATGTCGTTCGCGCTGCATGAGGAGGCCATCACCGACCGTCGTACGGGGCGGATCATGAACGCCAATCTCGGCGAGTACCACATCCCCGTGAATGCCGACGTGCCGCCGCTCGACGTGATCACAGTCGAAGAGAACGACCCGCATGTGAACGCACTTGGCATCAAGGGCGTCGGTGAGATCGGCATCACCGGTAGCGCCGGCGCGGTCGCAAACGCGGTCTGGCACGCGACCGGCGTGCGGGTACGGCGTTTCCCGATCCGGATCGAGGAGCTGGTGATGGCGCTGTGA
- a CDS encoding PilZ domain-containing protein, with translation MFEEKRKSPRVQFEKPLDARLMAIDGTWYRDCQLLDLSKSGARIRIEGSAAELIEFFLLLTRFGTPVHRRCKRAWVNGSTIGVSFEGGQQYPSRSLTYEAALAQPKCYTAPGR, from the coding sequence ATGTTCGAAGAGAAAAGAAAATCACCTCGCGTCCAATTCGAGAAGCCACTCGATGCCAGGCTGATGGCGATCGACGGCACTTGGTACCGCGATTGTCAATTGCTCGATCTCTCGAAGAGTGGGGCGCGCATCAGGATTGAGGGTTCCGCCGCAGAGCTCATCGAATTCTTTCTTCTGCTCACGCGATTTGGGACACCGGTGCACCGCCGCTGCAAGCGCGCCTGGGTCAACGGTTCGACGATCGGAGTTTCCTTCGAGGGAGGGCAGCAGTATCCATCGAGGTCGCTCACGTACGAAGCCGCACTCGCACAGCCCAAATGCTATACCGCACCGGGAAGATGA
- a CDS encoding cupin domain-containing protein yields MSVDIGGRLRFIRARHKLSQRALAKRAGVTNSTISLIESNQMNPSVGALKRILDGIPMGLAEFFALEPESRRKIFYRAEELTEVGKKPISYRQIGDNLFGRSLQILKERYEPGSDTGRVHLVHDGEEGGIVISGKLEVTVEDERRILNPGDAYYFESRRPHRFRCIGGKPCEVISACTPPTF; encoded by the coding sequence ATGAGCGTCGACATTGGTGGGCGACTGCGATTCATTCGAGCGCGCCACAAGCTGTCGCAGCGGGCCCTCGCCAAGCGCGCCGGCGTCACCAATTCGACGATCTCGCTGATCGAATCCAACCAGATGAACCCGTCGGTTGGCGCACTCAAGCGCATCCTCGACGGCATCCCGATGGGGCTCGCCGAGTTCTTCGCGCTGGAGCCGGAGTCCAGGCGCAAGATCTTCTATCGCGCCGAGGAGCTGACCGAGGTCGGCAAGAAGCCGATCTCGTATCGACAGATCGGCGACAATCTGTTCGGCCGCAGCCTGCAGATCCTCAAGGAGCGCTACGAGCCCGGCAGCGACACCGGGCGCGTGCATCTCGTCCATGACGGCGAGGAAGGCGGGATCGTGATCTCGGGCAAGCTCGAGGTCACCGTCGAGGACGAGCGCCGCATCCTCAATCCCGGCGATGCCTATTACTTCGAAAGCCGGCGTCCGCACCGCTTTCGCTGCATCGGCGGCAAGCCGTGCGAAGTGATCTCGGCCTGTACACCGCCGACGTTTTGA
- a CDS encoding aspartate aminotransferase family protein has translation MTLHQIPNTIKTDSFWMPFTANRQFKKAPRLFSSAEGMHYTTVDGRKVIDGSAGLWCVNAGHGRKQIAAAVERQLMTLDFAPTFQMGHPLAFDFAERLAEIAPKGLDRIFFTNSGSESVDTALKIALAYHRANGQSSRTRLIGRERGYHGVGFGGMSVGGMVANRRAFATHLPGVDHLRHTHDLSRNAFAKDQPEHGAELADDLERLVGLHGAETIAAVIVEPVPGSTAVLPPPKGYLQRLRQICDKHGILLIFDEVITGFGRLGTPFAANFFGVTPDLMTTAKGITNGTIPCGAVFASRKVHDGMMVGPENQMELFHGYTYSAHPTACAAGIATLDIYKDEGLLTRGASIAEYWRDALHSLKGLPNVVDIRNCGLMGAVELAPRDGVAGARGYDVMVDCFNTGLYLRMSGDSFAMSPPLIVEKTQIDQMVSILGDAIKKVA, from the coding sequence GTGACCCTTCATCAGATTCCGAACACTATCAAGACCGACTCGTTCTGGATGCCGTTCACGGCCAACCGGCAGTTCAAGAAGGCGCCGCGCCTGTTCTCCTCCGCCGAGGGCATGCATTACACCACGGTCGACGGCCGCAAGGTGATCGACGGCTCCGCCGGTCTCTGGTGTGTCAATGCCGGCCACGGCCGCAAGCAGATCGCGGCTGCGGTGGAGCGGCAGCTGATGACGCTGGACTTTGCGCCGACGTTCCAGATGGGGCACCCGCTGGCGTTCGACTTCGCCGAGCGCCTCGCCGAGATCGCGCCGAAGGGGCTCGACCGCATCTTCTTCACCAACTCCGGTTCCGAGTCGGTCGACACGGCCCTGAAGATCGCGCTCGCCTATCATCGTGCCAATGGCCAGTCGAGCCGCACTCGCCTGATCGGCCGTGAGCGCGGCTACCACGGCGTCGGCTTCGGCGGCATGTCGGTCGGCGGCATGGTCGCCAACCGCCGCGCCTTCGCAACCCACTTGCCGGGTGTTGATCACCTCCGCCATACCCATGATCTCTCCCGCAACGCCTTCGCCAAGGACCAGCCCGAGCATGGCGCCGAGCTCGCCGACGATCTCGAGCGGTTGGTCGGCCTGCACGGCGCCGAGACGATCGCCGCTGTCATCGTCGAGCCGGTGCCGGGGTCGACAGCGGTGCTGCCGCCGCCGAAGGGCTATCTCCAGCGCCTGCGCCAGATCTGCGACAAGCACGGCATCCTCTTGATCTTCGACGAGGTCATCACCGGCTTTGGCCGCCTCGGCACCCCGTTCGCCGCAAACTTCTTCGGCGTCACGCCCGACCTGATGACGACCGCCAAGGGCATCACCAACGGCACCATTCCCTGCGGCGCCGTGTTCGCCAGCCGCAAGGTGCACGACGGCATGATGGTCGGTCCCGAGAACCAGATGGAGCTGTTCCACGGCTACACCTATTCGGCGCATCCGACCGCCTGCGCCGCCGGCATCGCGACGCTCGACATCTACAAGGACGAGGGCCTGCTCACGCGCGGTGCCTCGATCGCCGAATACTGGCGCGATGCGCTGCATTCGCTGAAAGGTCTGCCGAACGTCGTCGACATTCGCAATTGCGGCTTGATGGGCGCGGTCGAGCTGGCGCCGCGTGACGGCGTTGCGGGCGCGCGTGGCTATGACGTCATGGTCGATTGCTTCAACACTGGTCTTTATCTGCGGATGAGCGGCGACAGCTTCGCGATGTCGCCGCCGCTCATCGTCGAGAAGACCCAGATCGATCAGATGGTCTCGATCCTCGGCGACGCCATCAAGAAGGTGGCTTGA
- a CDS encoding D-amino acid dehydrogenase, whose amino-acid sequence MKVLILGSGVIGVTSAYYLACAGHEVTVVDRQPEPALETSFANAGEVSPGYSSPWAGPGVPVKAVKWLLMKHGPLVIRPKLDPVMWVWLLKMLRNCTSARYAVNKSRMIPIAEYSRDSLRDLRRDIGIQYDERAQGTLQLFRYQAQLDGTGEDIAVLKQYGVPFEVLSREGCIAVEPALSGVKEKFAGGLRLPQDETGDCHMFTQALAKHAEALGVRFMFNTSIDRIVTDGTRVSGVVTSAGLLQADAYVLALGSWSSRLVAPLGISLPVYPVKGYSITVPIKDASGAPESTVMDESYKVAITRLGNRIRVGGTAEISGYSSQLYNARRATLDHSLTDLFPRGGDLSKATFWSGLRPMTPDGPPVIGPTQYANLHLNTGHGTLGWTMSCGSGRVLADMLSGKKPEVDVSALTVERYKHRFG is encoded by the coding sequence GTGAAAGTTCTGATCCTCGGCAGCGGCGTCATCGGTGTCACCTCTGCCTACTATCTCGCCTGTGCCGGCCACGAGGTGACCGTGGTCGACCGTCAGCCCGAGCCGGCGCTTGAGACCTCTTTTGCCAATGCCGGCGAAGTCTCGCCCGGCTATTCCTCGCCATGGGCAGGGCCCGGCGTGCCGGTGAAGGCAGTCAAATGGCTCTTGATGAAGCACGGCCCGCTGGTAATCCGGCCGAAGCTCGATCCTGTGATGTGGGTCTGGCTGCTCAAGATGCTGCGCAATTGCACGAGTGCGCGCTACGCCGTCAACAAGAGCCGGATGATCCCGATCGCGGAATACAGCCGCGACTCTCTGCGCGATCTGCGCCGCGACATCGGCATTCAATATGACGAGCGCGCGCAGGGCACACTGCAGCTGTTCCGCTACCAGGCGCAGCTCGACGGCACCGGTGAGGACATTGCCGTGCTCAAGCAATATGGCGTGCCTTTCGAGGTGCTGAGCCGCGAGGGCTGTATCGCGGTCGAGCCGGCGCTATCAGGCGTGAAGGAGAAATTCGCCGGCGGGCTTCGTTTGCCGCAGGACGAGACCGGTGACTGCCACATGTTCACGCAGGCGCTGGCCAAGCACGCCGAGGCGCTCGGCGTGCGCTTCATGTTCAATACGAGTATCGACCGCATCGTCACCGACGGCACCCGCGTCAGCGGCGTTGTGACCAGCGCCGGCCTGTTGCAGGCCGACGCTTACGTCCTTGCGCTCGGGAGCTGGTCGTCGCGGCTGGTCGCGCCGCTCGGCATTTCGCTGCCGGTCTATCCGGTGAAGGGCTATTCGATCACGGTGCCGATCAAGGATGCCTCGGGCGCTCCAGAGTCGACTGTGATGGACGAGAGCTACAAGGTCGCGATCACGCGTCTGGGGAATCGCATCCGCGTCGGCGGCACCGCCGAAATATCAGGCTATTCGAGCCAGCTTTACAATGCGCGCCGTGCCACGCTCGATCACTCCCTGACCGACCTGTTCCCGCGCGGCGGCGATCTTTCAAAGGCAACGTTCTGGAGCGGCCTGCGCCCAATGACGCCGGACGGCCCGCCCGTGATCGGCCCGACACAATACGCCAACCTCCATCTCAACACCGGCCACGGCACGCTCGGCTGGACCATGTCCTGCGGCTCCGGGCGCGTGCTCGCGGACATGCTGTCCGGCAAGAAGCCGGAGGTCGACGTCAGCGCGCTGACGGTGGAGCGGTACAAGCACCGGTTTGGCTAA
- a CDS encoding XRE family transcriptional regulator translates to MRKPAATKPGRQAKTKVIARPAEPAMDVAVGRRIRDLRRVRQLSLDTVASRTDLSIGFLSQIERGLSSPSLRVLATLADVLGVGIAALFGASPSADGASDQVVTRGSQRPELKLWRTGVSKQLLSPANADTKLNLFLVHLEPGGSTGDELYTHDGEEAGLVLEGEMMLTVDSETWSLKRGDSFRFASRRPHRFSNPAQDAKAVVLWVNCVTGAG, encoded by the coding sequence ATGCGCAAACCGGCCGCCACAAAACCGGGGCGACAGGCGAAAACAAAGGTTATCGCCAGACCGGCCGAGCCCGCGATGGACGTCGCTGTCGGGCGCCGCATCAGGGATCTCCGGCGCGTCAGGCAACTCTCGCTCGATACGGTCGCTTCGCGCACGGACCTGTCGATCGGCTTCCTCAGCCAGATCGAGCGCGGCCTGTCGTCGCCGTCGCTGCGCGTGCTGGCCACGCTCGCCGACGTCCTCGGCGTCGGCATTGCTGCATTGTTCGGCGCAAGCCCGAGCGCCGATGGCGCATCCGATCAGGTGGTGACGCGCGGATCGCAGCGGCCCGAACTCAAGCTCTGGCGCACCGGCGTCTCAAAACAACTGTTGAGCCCGGCGAATGCCGACACCAAGCTCAACCTGTTCCTGGTGCATCTGGAGCCTGGCGGTTCAACTGGAGACGAGCTCTACACCCATGACGGCGAAGAGGCTGGCCTGGTGCTCGAAGGCGAGATGATGCTGACGGTGGACAGCGAGACGTGGTCGCTGAAGCGAGGGGACAGCTTTCGCTTTGCCAGCCGACGGCCGCACCGTTTTTCAAATCCGGCGCAGGATGCGAAGGCGGTGGTGCTGTGGGTAAATTGCGTGACTGGGGCGGGCTGA
- a CDS encoding ABC transporter substrate-binding protein: MTRFGLAAIAALALAAVVVPASAQQVLKVGSTPTGIPFTFLDTKTNSIQGIMVDLVTEIGKDAGFNVQIEPMQFSALMPSLTSSKIDIIAAAMFITAPRKEVVDFSDPIYTYGEGLVVPKSDTKAYATQDDLKGETVGAQVGTAFVDALKKSGLFGEVKAYDTIPDILRDVNTGRLKAGYADYPILAYNLKQGGFPEVRLVDGYKPVTVGSVGIGVRKGEAALLGKINASLAKLKANGTIDKILNKWGLKAQG; this comes from the coding sequence ATGACGCGTTTTGGTCTGGCCGCGATCGCGGCGCTCGCACTGGCCGCCGTGGTGGTGCCGGCTTCGGCGCAGCAAGTGCTCAAGGTCGGCTCCACGCCGACCGGCATCCCCTTCACCTTCCTCGACACCAAGACCAATTCCATTCAGGGCATCATGGTCGATCTCGTCACCGAAATCGGCAAGGATGCCGGCTTCAACGTGCAGATCGAGCCGATGCAGTTCTCGGCACTGATGCCATCGCTGACCTCCAGCAAGATCGACATCATCGCGGCCGCGATGTTCATCACGGCGCCGCGCAAGGAAGTCGTCGACTTCTCCGACCCGATCTACACCTACGGCGAAGGCCTGGTGGTTCCGAAGAGCGACACCAAGGCTTACGCGACGCAAGACGATCTGAAAGGCGAGACCGTCGGCGCGCAGGTCGGCACCGCCTTCGTCGATGCGCTGAAGAAGTCCGGCCTGTTCGGCGAGGTCAAGGCTTACGACACCATTCCCGACATCCTGCGCGACGTGAACACCGGCCGTCTCAAGGCCGGCTACGCCGACTATCCGATCCTCGCCTACAATCTGAAGCAGGGCGGCTTCCCCGAGGTGCGCCTTGTCGACGGTTACAAGCCCGTCACCGTGGGCTCGGTCGGCATCGGCGTGCGCAAGGGCGAGGCCGCGCTGCTCGGGAAGATCAACGCGTCGCTCGCGAAGCTGAAGGCTAACGGCACCATCGACAAGATCCTCAACAAATGGGGCCTGAAGGCCCAGGGCTGA
- a CDS encoding amino acid ABC transporter permease — protein MKGFWHDAAEFFPILMNGVALTIVVTIGSLLLSTVLGLIWAMMRVSSIKALSMLSASLINVIRGIPIIVLLFYLYFVMPDLGVTLSALQAAILGLGIAYSAYQAENFRAGIEAIDKGQIEAAQSIGMGWWLTMRRVVLPQAVRIVLPPYGNVMIMMLKDSSQASTITVAELALQGKLIASSTFKNTNVFTLVALMYLTMSIPLILLVRHFEKRAGKK, from the coding sequence ATGAAAGGCTTCTGGCACGACGCCGCCGAGTTCTTCCCGATCCTGATGAACGGCGTCGCGCTGACGATCGTCGTCACCATCGGCTCGCTGCTGCTCTCGACGGTGCTCGGCCTGATCTGGGCGATGATGCGGGTGTCCAGCATCAAGGCGCTGTCGATGCTCAGCGCCAGCCTGATCAATGTGATCCGCGGCATCCCGATCATCGTGCTTCTATTCTACCTGTATTTCGTAATGCCCGATCTCGGCGTGACACTTTCGGCGCTCCAGGCCGCGATCCTCGGGCTCGGCATCGCCTATTCGGCCTATCAGGCCGAAAACTTCCGCGCCGGCATCGAAGCGATCGACAAGGGCCAGATCGAAGCGGCGCAGTCGATCGGCATGGGCTGGTGGCTCACCATGCGCCGCGTGGTGCTGCCGCAGGCGGTGCGCATCGTGCTGCCGCCTTACGGCAACGTCATGATCATGATGCTGAAGGACTCCTCGCAGGCCTCGACCATCACAGTCGCCGAGCTCGCGCTGCAAGGCAAGCTGATCGCCTCTTCGACCTTCAAGAACACCAATGTCTTCACGCTCGTCGCGCTGATGTATCTCACCATGAGCATCCCGCTGATCCTGCTGGTCCGTCATTTCGAGAAGCGGGCGGGCAAGAAATGA
- a CDS encoding amino acid ABC transporter ATP-binding protein translates to MIELNDVHKSFGKVEVLKGITAKVEKGEVVCIIGPSGSGKSTILRCINGLESYDRGEISVEGLRVDRDAQSIVAIRTQVSMVFQRFNLFPHRTVLENVIEGPLFVKKEPRTAALERGRALLAQVGLAEKADAHPPQLSGGQQQRVAIARALAMQPKAILFDEPTSALDPELVGDVLGVMRKLADDGMTMVVVTHEMSFARDVADRVLFIDGGVIVEQGPAKSVLNQPQHARTQDFLRRVLHPL, encoded by the coding sequence ATGATCGAGCTCAATGACGTCCACAAGAGCTTTGGCAAGGTCGAGGTGCTCAAAGGCATCACGGCGAAGGTCGAGAAGGGCGAGGTGGTCTGCATCATCGGGCCATCAGGTTCCGGCAAATCCACCATTCTGCGCTGTATCAACGGTCTCGAAAGCTATGACCGCGGCGAGATCAGCGTCGAGGGCCTGAGAGTCGATCGTGATGCGCAGTCGATCGTTGCGATCCGGACCCAGGTCTCGATGGTGTTCCAGCGCTTCAACCTGTTCCCGCATCGGACAGTGCTCGAGAATGTGATCGAGGGGCCTCTCTTCGTGAAGAAGGAGCCGCGGACTGCAGCGCTCGAGCGGGGCCGCGCGCTGCTCGCGCAAGTGGGGCTCGCCGAGAAAGCCGACGCGCATCCGCCGCAGCTTTCCGGCGGTCAGCAGCAGCGCGTCGCTATCGCGCGAGCGCTGGCGATGCAGCCGAAGGCGATCCTGTTCGACGAGCCGACTTCGGCGCTCGATCCCGAACTCGTCGGCGACGTCCTCGGCGTGATGCGCAAGCTCGCCGACGACGGCATGACCATGGTCGTGGTCACCCACGAGATGAGCTTTGCCCGCGACGTCGCCGACCGCGTGCTGTTCATCGACGGCGGCGTCATTGTCGAGCAGGGGCCGGCGAAGTCGGTGCTCAACCAACCTCAGCATGCGCGCACGCAGGATTTCCTGCGCCGCGTCCTGCATCCGCTCTGA
- a CDS encoding FAD-binding oxidoreductase, whose protein sequence is MNARLPLPPSLYADTAVARVATPPLDVDKSVSVAIVGGGYTGLSTALHLAEQGVEALVLEAQEPGWGASGNNGGHTNPGLKHDPDKIEADFGAELGRRMIAFSYGTTNFTHDLIRRYQIPCEARQNGTLRAAYSEASAAAIKTTAQQCIRRGMPVTYLNREQLREMTGTDRYIGAMLDTRGGDLHPLSYARGLARAAISAGARVHGETPALSLRREGSRWRIETPHAVVRADKVLLATNGFTDDLWPALRRTIVPVFSSIAATAPLSDDVARSIMPMRPVLYESGHITVYYRIDQNNRLVMGGRGPMRWINSPNDVAYLIRYAERLWPQLKGVAWTHGWNSRLAITKDHYPHVHEPAENILISLGYNGRGVALSTAIGAQLARRLIGGAKAEIDMPITGIKPIPMHAFWPVGVTTAVIAGRVRDRLGI, encoded by the coding sequence ATGAACGCGCGCCTGCCTCTGCCGCCCTCGCTCTATGCCGACACCGCCGTCGCGCGGGTGGCCACGCCGCCGCTCGATGTCGACAAGAGCGTTTCCGTTGCGATCGTCGGCGGCGGCTACACCGGCCTGTCCACGGCGTTGCATCTGGCCGAGCAGGGCGTCGAGGCGCTGGTATTGGAGGCGCAGGAGCCCGGCTGGGGCGCGTCGGGCAACAATGGCGGCCATACCAATCCTGGCCTGAAGCACGACCCTGATAAGATCGAGGCCGATTTCGGTGCCGAACTTGGCCGCCGCATGATCGCGTTCTCCTACGGCACCACGAACTTCACGCATGATTTGATCCGCCGCTACCAGATCCCCTGCGAGGCGCGACAGAACGGCACACTGCGCGCAGCCTATAGTGAGGCCAGCGCTGCTGCGATCAAGACAACCGCGCAGCAATGCATCCGCCGCGGCATGCCGGTAACGTATCTGAACCGCGAGCAGTTGCGCGAGATGACCGGCACGGACCGCTACATCGGCGCGATGCTGGACACCCGTGGCGGCGACCTGCATCCACTCAGTTACGCCCGCGGCCTCGCGCGCGCCGCGATTTCGGCGGGCGCAAGGGTCCATGGCGAGACGCCGGCGCTATCGCTCCGCCGCGAGGGCAGCCGCTGGCGTATCGAGACGCCGCACGCGGTGGTGCGTGCCGACAAGGTGCTGCTCGCGACCAACGGTTTCACCGACGATCTCTGGCCCGCGCTCCGTCGCACCATCGTGCCGGTGTTTTCCTCGATCGCTGCCACGGCGCCGCTGTCCGACGACGTGGCGCGCTCGATCATGCCGATGCGCCCCGTCCTCTATGAGAGCGGCCACATCACGGTTTATTACCGCATTGATCAGAACAACCGCCTAGTGATGGGCGGCCGCGGCCCGATGCGCTGGATCAACTCACCGAACGACGTCGCCTATCTCATCCGTTACGCCGAGCGGCTGTGGCCGCAGCTCAAGGGGGTGGCCTGGACCCATGGCTGGAACAGCCGGCTCGCCATCACCAAGGACCATTATCCGCATGTGCATGAGCCTGCGGAGAACATCCTGATCTCGCTCGGCTACAACGGTCGCGGCGTCGCGCTCTCGACTGCGATAGGCGCGCAACTCGCGCGTCGGCTCATCGGCGGCGCCAAGGCCGAGATCGACATGCCCATCACAGGCATCAAGCCGATCCCGATGCACGCGTTCTGGCCGGTGGGCGTGACGACAGCCGTGATCGCCGGCCGCGTGCGGGACCGGCTGGGGATCTAG